One Streptomyces sp. NBC_00223 genomic window carries:
- the tuf gene encoding elongation factor Tu, giving the protein MAKAKFERTKPHVNIGTIGHIDHGKTTLTAAITKVLHDAYPDLNEASAFDQIDKAPEERQRGITISIAHVEYQTESRHYAHVDCPGHADYIKNMITGAAQMDGAILVVAATDGPMPQTKEHVLLARQVGVPYIVVALNKADMVDDEEILELVELEVRELLSEYEFPGDDLPVVRVSALKALEGDKEWGEKLLGLMAAVDEAIPTPARDVEKPFLMPIEDVFTITGRGTVVTGRIERGVLKVNETVDIIGIKQDKTSTTVTGIEMFRKLLDEGQAGENVGLLLRGIKREDVERGQVIIKPGTVTPHTEFEAQAYILSKDEGGRHTPFFNNYRPQFYFRTTDVTGVVTLPEGTEMVMPGDNTAMTVSLIQPVAMEEGLKFAIREGGRTVGAGQVTKINK; this is encoded by the coding sequence GTGGCGAAGGCGAAGTTCGAGCGGACTAAGCCGCACGTCAACATCGGCACCATCGGTCACATCGACCACGGTAAGACGACCCTTACCGCGGCGATCACCAAGGTGCTGCATGACGCGTACCCGGACCTGAACGAGGCCTCGGCCTTCGACCAGATCGACAAGGCTCCTGAGGAGCGCCAGCGCGGTATCACCATCTCCATCGCGCACGTCGAGTACCAGACCGAGTCGCGTCACTACGCCCACGTCGACTGCCCCGGTCACGCGGACTACATCAAGAACATGATCACCGGTGCCGCGCAGATGGACGGCGCGATCCTGGTGGTCGCCGCGACCGACGGCCCGATGCCGCAGACCAAGGAGCACGTGCTCCTGGCCCGCCAGGTCGGCGTGCCGTACATCGTCGTCGCCCTGAACAAGGCCGACATGGTGGACGACGAGGAGATCCTGGAGCTCGTCGAGCTCGAGGTCCGCGAGCTGCTCTCCGAGTACGAGTTCCCGGGCGACGACCTGCCGGTCGTGCGTGTCTCCGCGCTGAAGGCGCTCGAGGGCGACAAGGAGTGGGGCGAGAAGCTCCTCGGCCTCATGGCGGCCGTGGACGAGGCCATCCCCACCCCGGCGCGTGACGTCGAGAAGCCGTTCCTGATGCCGATCGAGGACGTCTTCACGATCACCGGTCGTGGCACGGTCGTCACCGGCCGTATCGAGCGCGGTGTGCTGAAGGTCAACGAGACCGTCGACATCATCGGCATCAAGCAGGACAAGACCTCGACGACCGTCACCGGTATCGAGATGTTCCGCAAGCTGCTCGACGAGGGTCAGGCCGGTGAGAACGTCGGTCTGCTGCTCCGCGGCATCAAGCGCGAGGACGTCGAGCGCGGCCAGGTCATCATCAAGCCGGGTACGGTCACGCCGCACACCGAGTTCGAGGCCCAGGCGTACATCCTGTCGAAGGACGAGGGTGGCCGTCACACGCCGTTCTTCAACAACTACCGCCCGCAGTTCTACTTCCGTACCACGGACGTGACCGGCGTGGTGACCCTCCCCGAGGGCACCGAGATGGTCATGCCGGGCGACAACACCGCCATGACGGTCTCGCTGATTCAGCCGGTCGCCATGGAGGAGGGCCTGAAGTTCGCCATCCGTGAGGGTGGTCGCACCGTGGGTGCGGGTCAGGTCACGAAGATCAACAAGTAG